In Humulus lupulus chromosome 7, drHumLupu1.1, whole genome shotgun sequence, the following are encoded in one genomic region:
- the LOC133792438 gene encoding uncharacterized protein LOC133792438, giving the protein MGPKLSVEKQVKLLKPFSKKEIRDSLFGIPITKSPGPDGFGSGFFKAIWHDIGDEVCAAITQCFKTGHFPSELHETTLSLIPKGSISAVRSVKEVLDDFAAATGLSINSGKSHIFFGGVTSNDRTRIAQEINLTEGTFPLKYLGVPMRPTKWRHEDYERSKIHIPSWQKVCLPKAYGGLGFRDGASWNQTVLAKYVWAISAKPDLLWVKWINSIYLKGVNIWNYELKEDCSWYWWKLCHLKDRFNPAAILSAGVQGKFQSSKLYNSLVDQQRVDYYRTVWSKLILPKHRFMLWQVVKSQLLTRDNLSRLHVHMNTLICPVCERYPESHSHLFFDCILSKLVVKSIFEWLGFDAWPIECNSWMVWLARARIRVSAAIVNMVFAVVIYNIWRNKNRCFHDGYSLTVVNLVQEVKYTTKYRLYIVTNRQLSVKDQVYIRNLQCN; this is encoded by the exons ATGGGTCCTAAGCTTTCTGTTGAGAAGCAAGTGAAGCTTCTGAAACCTTTTTCAAAGAAGGAGATTCGGGATTCTTTGTTTGGCATTCCTATTACCAAATCTCCAGGACCTGATGGATTTGGTTCAGGCTTTTTTAAAGCTATTTGGCATGACATAGGGGATGAGGTCTGTGCTGCAATAACTCAGTGTTTTAAAACAGGTCACTTTCCATCTGAGCTTCATGAAACAACCTTGTCTCTGATTCCTAAG GGTTCTATCTCAGCTGTAAGAAGTGTCAAGGAGGTTCTTGATGATTTTGCTGCTGCTACTGGGCTTTCAATAAACTCTGGtaaatctcatattttttttGGTGGAGTCACTAGCAATGACAGAACTCGGATTGCCCAAGAAATTAATCTGACTGAAGGTACTTTTCCTCTTAAGTACCTTGGGGTTCCCATGAGGCCTACCAAATGGAGACATGAAGATTATGAG AGAAGCAAGATTCACATCCCCTCTTGGCAGAAGGTTTGCCTCCCCAAAGCCTATGGTGGACTGGGATTTAGAGATGGAGCAAGTTGGAATCAGACTGTTTTAGCAAAGTATGTATGGGCTATATCTGCTAAACCAGATTTGTTATGGGTTAAATGGATCAATTCCATTTATCTGAAAGGAGTCAATATTTGGAATTATGAACTAAAAGAAGATTGTAGCTGGTATTGGTGGAAGCTCTGCCATCTCAAAGATCGTTTTAACCCTGCTGCTATTCTCTCTGCTGGTGTGCAAGGGAAGTTTCAGTCTTCAAAATTGTATAACAGCCTTGTAGACCAGCAAAGGGTTGATTATTATCGGACTGTTTGGAGTAAATTAATCCTTCCTAAACACAGATTTATGCTTTGGCAGGTGGTTAAGTCTCAGCTTTTAACAAGAGACAATCTCAGTAGGCTGCATGTTCATATGAATACATTGATCTGTCCGGTTTGTGAGAGATATCCTGagagtcattctcatctattttTTGACTGCATTCTCTCTAAACTGGTTGTTAAAAGTATCTTTGAATGGCTGGGGTTCGATGCTTGGCCTATTGAATGTAATAGCTGGATGGTGTGGCTGGCTAGAGCTCGGATTAGAGTTTCAGCTGCTATTGTGAATATGGTTTTTGCTGTTGTTATATACAACATCTGGAGAAATAAAAATAGGTGTTTTCATGATGGTTATTCTTTGACTGTTGTGAATCTAGTACAGGAAGTAAAATACACAACTAAATATAGGCTTTACATAGTGACCAATAGGCAGCTGTCTGTTAAAGACCAAGTGTATATTCGGAACCTTCAATGTAATTAG
- the LOC133792440 gene encoding uncharacterized protein LOC133792440, protein MRRHKYATQRASKIPNDPIDSNTEHLSSPIDDSDLDMEWRKGSLDSSRKEEDTSDSDLDMECDEANKDDLYYSDEDGHIGCKRAQCSKKEVDPNSEMPVSEVEPIYRNGKIMLRLWKKFRDHKHFWDVLKDFAIQEGFELRKVKHARTRVTSTCRAEGCSWRIHASLSPDKRKFIIKTYNPEHKCQCVVKNRIATSGWIAKKLLKSFARTPDLSLQKMRDELKDNFGIEATNKQLWKARQKARGDVGGGYVQSYANLRRYAVMVHNTNPRSSTIVQSQLVSIMSEEEGTMQPQFKRIFICYEGFKSGFLAGCRPFFGLDGCHLKGPYKVIFFVAVEVDANLHFYPLAYAIVEAENTESWRWILKQLIREIGETTNGQPWCIMSDRQKGLIEAVAAIPNAEHHYCCFHVENNMIKKFGTSQLRGMFWAALETANFDNFKHIMVMIKQFNMEAHEWLSNIDFGHWTLSKFDTRTKVEHLTNNFVVSFNDWIEEHRYKPPIELLEGLRIKHAEMLCTRKDVDERWEQKLTPRVHLKVNELLKKSRLAHVTRVGQEEF, encoded by the exons ATGAGGAGGCACAAATATGCTACCCAAAGGGCTTCTAAAATTCCAAATGACCCTATTGATTCCAATACTGAGCATCTGTCAAGTCCAATAGATGATAGTGACTTGGACATGGAGTGGAGAAAAGGAAGTCTTGACAGTTCGAGAAAAGAAGAAGACACATCTGATAGTGACTTGGACATGGAGTGTGATGAAGCTAACAAAGATGACTTATATTATAGTGATGAGGATGGTCACATTGGTTGCAAAAGAGCGCAATGTTCAAAAAAAGAGGTTGATCCAAACTCTGAAATGCCAGTTTCAGAGGTTGAGCCAATTTACAGGAATGGGAAGATAATGCTTAGGTTGTGGAAAAAATTCAGGGACCACAAGCACTTTTGGGATGTGTTGAAAGATTTTGCTATTCAGGAAGGATTTGAGTTGCGAAAAGTGAAGCATGCTAGAACCAGAGTGACTTCAACTTGTCGAGCAGAAGGATGCTCATGGAGGATCCATGCATCCTTATCGCCTGATAAAAGAAAATTTATCATCAAAACATATAATCCAGAGCACAAATGTCAGTGTGTAGTGAAGAATAGGATAGCAACATCAGGCTGGATTGCAAAGAAGCTTTTGAAGAGTTTTGCAAGAACACCTGATTTGAGTTTGCAAAAAATGAGGGATGAGTTGAAAGACAATTTTGGCATTGAAGCCACTAACAAACAACTATGGAAAGCTAGACAGAAAGCAAGAGGAGATGTGGGAGGTGGTTATGTACAGTCTTATGCAAATTTAAGACGATATGCTGTTATGGTTCATAACACTAATCCCAGAAGTTCTACTATTGTACAGAGCCAGCTGGTGTCAATCATGAGTGAGGAAGAAGGAACAATGCAGCCACAGTTCAAGCGtattttcatatgttatgaaggGTTCAAAAGTGGGTTCTTAGCTGGATGCCGACCATTTTTTGGCTTAGATGGTTGCCATTTGAAAGGGCCATACAAGGTCATCTTCTTTGTTGCTGTAGAGGTTGATGCAAACCTCCACTTTTACCCTCTTGCTTATGCAATCGTGGAAGCTGAAAATACAGAAAGTTGGCGTTGGATTTTAAAGCAATTAATCAGAGAAATTGGGGAAACGACCAATGGTCAGCCATGGTGTATCATGAGTGATAGACAAAAG GGTTTGATTGAGGCTGTGGCAGCCATCCCAAATGCAGAACATCATTATTGTTGTTTTCATGTCGAGAACAACATGATAAAAAAGTTTGGTACATCACAACTTAGAGGCATGTTTTGGGCAGCACTTGAGACAGCAAATTTTGACAATTTTAAGCATATAATGGTCATGATAAAGCAATTCAATATGGAGGCACATGAGTGGTTGTCAAATATAGACTTTGGCCATTGGACTTTGAGCAAGTTTGACACAAGAACAAAGGTTGAACACCTCACAAACAATTTTGTTGTGTCGTTTAACGATTGGATAGAGGAGCATCGCTACAAGCCTCCCATTGAATTGTTGGAAGGGTTAAGAATAAAACATGCAGAAATGTTGTGTACACGGAAAGATGTAGATGAAAGATGGGAGCAGAAGCTCACTCCAAGGGTCCATCTAAAGGTAAATGAATTGCTCAAGAAAAGTCGACTAGCACATGTAACTAGGGTTGGTCAAGAAGAATTTTAG